The DNA region TGTAAGGGGAAATTCTTTAGAAAAGTGACTGGACCTCCAGTCCTATTTTGTCCTTTTTGAACGTGTTGTGCTACAGTTCATGTGTGtcgtatttaaaaaaaaaaaaaaaaaactctccaGACAGTCGAATGCATGTGCGTACTGTCGTCATATTCACGTTTAGAATACGTTCAATATCTAAAAGATCAATGTTGGTCGCAGAAGAGATTAACCGTTCTGAATTAAGTCTTCATATCAGCACATGGAGAAAGTTGTTACAATAAAGAGCTTCTTCCATCAAGCACGGCGAATTGAACGTTTATTACTGGCCACGCAAtgacttttctttctttttgacaTTTGGCTTAATTACCTGCCAAGCGACTACATATCGAGCTCAGTTAACTGCGGTGTGGTATGTATTACAGCTTAACAACCTGTAGCTTGAAAGATCCAGACTCCGAGAAATAGTAGCAGGTATCGGTCTATTGAGATGAGAGAATGAATGTGACACTAGGGGGGCGATCTCTCACTCACGGATGATGAAAGTGGTCATCCTGTGGCAGGGGCCCGGACACGTACTCGAAAATGTTAACTTTGTAATGGGTTCCGATGAATCTACATGAGAGTCTATCGATCCTTCAAACATTAATTCATGAGCTTACTTTTCCACCTTCATGGACCCATGCATGCATGTACATCAATGAATATCTAAGTCCCTAATTTTCACTGTTTATAAAACTAAACTCATAATCGATCAGCAAGAGGTTCTACTTCACCACTTTCAACAGCAGTGGGAGGTTAATTGGCATTCCGGAGTCAAGTCTTCTAGAGATCCCAGCAAGCTAAAGGGTGCATGATTGACAATATTCGAATTCTGCAAATAATAACCCAAATTACAAGTCGACAGCCATTTTTCTCTCACGTGAGAGTCAAAATTAGTTTAAGCAAATTACAGGAAGATATTTATCAACTCCTTCGAGTTTGAGCAGAGACCCTCTAAAGCGGTTCCTCGACAAAGGGTCCATACTATATGAATTAAGGAAGCATGGACAAAAGCAGAATCATGGACTTCATCTGAGGAGAACCAGAAAGGTCCACCATCTGCACAGAAATCAGAATCCCGGATAATCGAGAGCCCGGCATTTTACTAATCCTTCTCGATTTGGTTAGGGAGTGCACGAAGAGTCagattacttttttttttttttggctgcaAGAGTTAGATTACTCACTTTTGAAAGAAcgcatatatattgttatatatCTACAAAAGCAAAGGTTATTTGaattattcattttcttgGATGATGTTAGAGTTAGCTATGACATCTATCTGAAGCTAATCAAAATAGGTGGCAAAAACTATATCCCTGGATATAAGTCAGGTTGTTATTATGCATGTTGCTACTAACATAAGCACACCATGATGCGCCGAGACTTTGCTCAATGAGATGATGGCATCAAATATTTGCccaattttattatgaaaacaGAAAGTTCGAGAGGACGGAAAGGCTGCAGAGGAGGGAGAGAGTGGACCAAGAAAATATACAAAGTAGACAGAGAATGGGGATGCCAGATCCTTACATGCACGCACGACAACTCAGCATACGCACATCCGAGATCGTAGAGCACTCTTGCGAgatcataatatataatcaCAGTACAGGAAGCAGTTGCTAAGATCCTCAGTGCACAAAAGCCAAAACATAATTTACGTGCTTAAAATCAGTTAATTCATGCTCAACCTCCTGCATGCTACACTTGTCTCCGATGATAATCGATCCAAACCGAAAGTGCTTCAGCAAGATGCATCTCACTGTACCaaaaaaacacaaaacaaAGACAAAACGTAAGAGAAtgatgtacatgtaattaCAAAGGGATACCCAGGTATCATGACCTGTCCTGTCTATGCCAACCTAATCTGCTTTCACATATCCTAATCAGGTCTATCCGGTATTATATCAAGATGCGGATGTCCCTGAGTTTGTTTCACATTATCAGAACTTCGGTGATTCAAATTCGTGTCTCCCTGGTTTGTTCTATGAAATTTCTCCTGGAATGCTGCATCCGGTAAGGGAACGGAACTCCAGTAAAGGAAACTCGCGCGCTGTCTTGCCGCTTGCAGTCGACCAGCtgcttaatttatataatagatGCAGCAATTGAGAATGGAATGGAACTTCAATAGATAATAGTCAGCGCTCACTATTGTAGAGAAATTCATCTAATGTTATCCCAGGCAAAAGAACAGCGGCGTTTCAGAAGGGAACGTGCACTCCGACAGGACTCACGGGTATCCTGATGTTCTCAGTTGAAGATATGTTTCAAATAGCAATCATCCCGACTTGGTTTGGCAGGTACCTGCAGAAAACACAACCTAGTCGATAGTACAAGACAAAGGGCCATAAGACAAAGAGCCATAACAAAAAGTAAGTTTCATCTAGTGTTACTTCACATACATTTTCCGACTCTGCCTGTTGGTATAAAAGTGACAAATCAGGACAGGAAATTCAGGGCAGGCAGTTCGATGCAGgggaaaaacaataaatgcaGGTCTTTAGAAGAAGAACTTTTTTCCTAGGGAAGGAGTTCGACAACAGCATGCAAAAATTTCTTAAGCCCGTTATCGGcagttctttcttcttctttttatacATATAAGCGTTGTTCTATTCATTACTCAAATATACATCAGTCATTACAACTCAAGGGGCTTAACACTTTGTCCACTCACTGACTTAAACCCAGCTTACAAGCAAAATCTAGAATCGGCTACCTTGCATTGCACATTAGGAAGGACAAGCAGCCTTTCCTTTACAGATTGAATGACCAGATCACTTACAGGAACAACAAATTATACATAATGAGTCCAAatcatctttaaaaaaatagtcTCTAGCTTCCGACCCTTCAGAATAAGTAACCATGCAGTCTCTGTTGTCCAGTCCACATTCTGTTTGCTGATGCCTAACCTGCTGAGTATACTAATCCAAATCCCGCTGGTAACAGTACATGTGAAGAATAGATGATCCCTGCTCTCCTTATTGTTGCAGTCGTGGCCAGCCAAATTAGCCGACAGACAAAGGTTACTCAAGGTACATTGCCTGCAAACCAGATGGCTTTGTTCCAATTCACCTTGACACCTCTAGGCCGTAGTGATTCCCATGCACTAGAGGCATGGCCAGTTCCTATATTGTGTATAAGAAGCGTCTTCACTGACGATGGTTGTTAAGCACCCTTCTTCTGTTTTCATTTCCCTGCACGGAAGAAATTATCGGAGTGATATGACGACGGTTTGGCCCATTGGCCCGTTTTTCGGCGATACTGATAACTATTACTCCATTTTCCAGTTATCGAACTGCTCACACAGGCTGAGATGCCCCCAGGGCAGCCATCCCTCTATCATCATTCATGGCTACCAATGCACTGCTTTTGGAAAATGTCTAGGATGGTTTCCACGGCCCCAGTTGGATTTTCCTCCTCCCTCTAATCATTTACACCACCAGAACtgaatatttgaaatttactTTACTTTCtcgatttcatttttcatggagTTCATTTAACTTCTCTCGTAAAATATTTATACGTTATATTAGACAGTCTAAAAGAGAAGACGGAAAGGTATGATTAGGATCATCGGGAAGGAATCGCATAATGCAGTACACTGTCATAAGAAAGAAACATGAATTACACACAGAGAAAGACATTTTAGAGGACATAAGAGTACGGGGAATTCCTCTTATTCAGTACATGGAAAAAAAGCCTATCAATAAAAGTACGGGATGACAGGATCTACCTACAGATGAAATTAAAGAAGAGAGTCCTGTACTAAGATGAAATCAAAGAATAGGGTCCTGTAGTAAGAGTCGAGGTACAAGAAGAAGACAGTGACGAAGAATGCCACGGCATATGATCCTGCAAAGCTCCAGATGAAGGTGATCATAAAAGAGTCCTCTTGATGCTCTGAGGGTGGCAGAGTTGGTGATCCCTTCAAACCGCTGCAACTCCCCAACGGCAGTCCACATAAGAAGCAGTTACCTTCGTAACTCACTCTTACGAAAGTCGCAAATTGATTTTTCTGCTCCGGTGTCATGCTGGACAAGTTGTTGCGGGCCACACTGAATGACGATAGGAACTGCAGTTTTTATCAATTGAGGAGGTATCTTGCAACTTAAGCTGTTGTGCGAGAAGTCCAGGCACTCTATTTGGTATAAATTAGAGAAAGAAACCGGAATTTCTCCAACCAGAAGATTGTATGAGACGTTCAGGGAATGAATATTACTCAAATTGCAGAGTTGGAAGGGAATGGAGCCGGACAAGTTATTACAAGAGAGATCCAGCCCGGACATATGATACCAAATGTGACCTTTATATGATTCCAACCTATGCTTTGATGTGAAGTGCACTTCTGGAGGAACACCCACCTCTTGAAGAACTGTTAAATGAACTTTAATTGGTGTTTTTTCACCATAAAACTTGTGACAGTGCGTAGCTAGAGAAGAATGTCGTAAATGTCCCCTCAGGAATCCGTGAATTCCCAAATGCCAATTTACTAAAGCATGAAGGAATTCTTCCAGAAAGATGATTGTGAGAGAGATCATTTATGCTTATACTGTTATGCCTGGCACAGCTCCTGTGGTATTAGCCCTTCAAAACTATTTCCTGCAAGCAAGAGAGCCCTCAAGTTTGAAAGAAAACCAAGTCCAAGAAGGAATACCACCTGACAACTTGTTGTTCCGAACATTCAGCGTCACTATCCATGACTCATCATATAGAAACTGTGGCAATGCTCCCGTGAGGTTGTTTCTTTCCAAATGCAAATGTTCTGGTGCTGAAGCATTGACACAGGAAGCTATGTTGGGACCAAATTCATTACCGGAGAGGTCCAAAAGCTGAAGTTTCGGCTTGGAAAAACTCGATGGCTAGGACAACTTGAAGGAATTATTACTTGCCAGTATAAGGTAATCCAGTCCTTGGAAATTTCCAACCCAATCTGGTATAGATCCTGACAAGGAGTTATTGCTCACGTCcagaaaagttaaaaaaggGTGAGCTATTGAGCAACCACGGTGACATCTCCCCAGAAAATTGATTGTTACTCAAGTACAGATACATCAATCGTGACAAGTTTGCTGCCATTTGTAAAACCTGGCCTCTCAAACTATTGTTTGACAACTGCAAGTATGACAGTGATTGACAACGCATTAGTTGCTCCGGTAGCTCTCCTACAAATCTGTTACTAAACACGTCTAGGATCTGCAACTGTCCTGTCTGACACATTGAAGAAGGGATTCCACCTTGCAAGGAATTTCCGGGCACATTCAGAGACATCGAATATGGAAAGATGAAGCCAATATAAGACGGGGGGTCTCCTTCCAAAGAATTGGAGGACAGATCGTCCGCCTTCATTTTTGTATATTGATGAAAGTGGAATTCAAGCCGAGCCTACCAGAGATAGTGTTACCCCTAAGATTGATGGCTTTTAGCTTTTTGTTGTTGTGCAGTATCCAACTTGGGAACTCTCCCTCCAATCCACAATTGCTGAGTTTTAAGTACTACCAAGTCATGTTGCTGCAGTAGAAAACTGGGAGCAGTACCATTCGGCTTGCTGAAATTGCGGTTTGATAAGCCGAAGCGGATTAACTGAAGTGACCGGGCATATGGAGGATTCTTTGTTTCAATCCTCGATTCATGGTAGTCGTTCATGAGGTCAAACACTCTGAGCTTAGAGTTGTTAGCCAATGAGGCAAGTGAAATTGAGCCTCCGAAAGCATTGCCGGAAAGAGATAAATTTAAGCAACTTGAGGCTGGAGAAGAGTGACGGTGGAATGGCGCCACCAAAATAGTTACGAGAAAGGTCGGGCATATAGAAAGACGGAGATCATGTTGAAAAGGCACCGTGGAATGCTGCCCACGAATTCATTTTGAACTGATATCTAACTCCTCAAGACCCGTCAATCTACACAGGCCTTTTGAATTGCAGCTAGTTAAATTAATGGAAGCCACAATTAATTAtagtaattaataaattaaccGTTTACATATGCCATGACTACCCCAAATGCTGCCCaagttaaaagaaattatttctcGGAGTACTTGCCTTCGAATATTGAGTTGTTCAGATGATTCCAT from Punica granatum isolate Tunisia-2019 chromosome 3, ASM765513v2, whole genome shotgun sequence includes:
- the LOC116199404 gene encoding LOW QUALITY PROTEIN: receptor-like protein 1 (The sequence of the model RefSeq protein was modified relative to this genomic sequence to represent the inferred CDS: deleted 3 bases in 3 codons), yielding MKADDLSSNSLEGDPPSYIGFIFPYSMSLNVPGNSLQGGIPSSMCQTGQLQILDVFSNRFVGELPEQLMRCQSLSYLQLSNNSLRGQVLQMAANLSRLMYLYLSNNQFSGEMSPWLLNSHPFLTFLDVSNNSLSGSIPDWVGNFQGLDYLILASNNSFKLSYTRTFAFGKKQPHGSIATMFGTTSCQVVFLLGLGFLSNLRALLLAGNSFEGLIPQELCQANSISINDLSHNHLSGRIPSCFSKLAFGNSRIPEGTFTHSSLATHCHKFYGEKTPIKVHLTVLQEVGVPPEVHFTSKHRLESYKGHIWYHMSGLDLSCNNLSGSIPFQLCNLSNIHSLNVSYNLLVGEIPVSFSNLYQIECLDFSHNSLSCKIPPQLIKTAVPIVIQCGPQQLVQHDTGAEKSICDFRKSELRR